The Candidatus Thorarchaeota archaeon genome includes a window with the following:
- a CDS encoding carboxymuconolactone decarboxylase family protein, whose translation MDFETQTEFQKRRAKQDEVVLEYANLQIKRFYTLDDKAYVDGALPSKVKELLGLVASLVLRCDDCIRYHLGRCHEEGVNDEEMVEALNVGLVVGGSITIPHLREALQVWHELSK comes from the coding sequence ATGGATTTTGAAACACAAACAGAATTTCAGAAAAGACGTGCTAAGCAGGATGAGGTAGTATTAGAATATGCTAACCTACAAATAAAACGCTTCTACACACTTGATGACAAAGCGTATGTAGATGGAGCATTACCTTCCAAAGTCAAGGAACTACTTGGATTGGTAGCTTCATTGGTTCTAAGATGTGATGATTGTATCCGCTATCATCTTGGTCGTTGTCATGAAGAAGGAGTGAATGATGAGGAAATGGTTGAAGCACTCAATGTGGGACTTGTTGTTGGAGGATCAATCACTATACCTCATCTACGAGAAGCTCTGCAGGTCTGGCACGAGCTTAGCAAGTGA
- a CDS encoding PspC domain-containing protein yields MTEIPLAEEEKGEPKKLYRSRDDKVIGGVCGGIAEYTGIDATIIRLLWVLLTLGYGTGLIIYIILMIVIPIEPE; encoded by the coding sequence ATGACCGAGATTCCGCTAGCTGAAGAAGAGAAAGGAGAGCCAAAAAAGCTCTATCGTTCGAGAGATGACAAGGTCATCGGGGGTGTCTGCGGCGGCATTGCTGAGTATACTGGCATTGACGCGACAATTATCCGGCTCTTGTGGGTTCTTCTTACGCTTGGTTATGGAACGGGTTTGATAATCTACATCATTCTCATGATAGTTATTCCTATAGAGCCGGAATAG
- a CDS encoding hydrogenase iron-sulfur subunit, translating to MPPKDMNIIVMGCMQCMYAAADLAGTMKLQYDVSARVIRMPCTARLDLNFILKALQEGADGVLIVGCHPGDCAYKTGNLGAERRVRFARKLVGQLGMNEERVKMVFVSAAEGDLFAKHINDFAKKIREIGPNPIRL from the coding sequence ATGCCCCCTAAAGACATGAATATCATAGTCATGGGCTGCATGCAGTGCATGTACGCAGCAGCAGACCTAGCAGGAACCATGAAGTTACAGTACGACGTGAGCGCGAGGGTTATCCGGATGCCGTGTACTGCAAGGCTTGATCTCAACTTCATTCTCAAGGCCCTGCAGGAAGGGGCTGACGGTGTGCTGATTGTCGGATGCCACCCGGGCGATTGTGCGTACAAGACAGGAAATCTTGGGGCAGAGCGGCGAGTGCGATTTGCTCGCAAACTTGTCGGCCAGCTGGGCATGAACGAAGAGCGGGTGAAGATGGTGTTCGTAAGTGCTGCGGAAGGTGATCTCTTTGCCAAGCACATCAACGATTTCGCGAAGAAAATCAGGGAGATTGGCCCGAACCCGATACGGTTATAG
- a CDS encoding type II toxin-antitoxin system VapC family toxin: protein MTFACFDTSFLIDFLRGEEETRKIYRGLKSKDYNLATTVVNVFELFRGVDKHGKIKSEEDAVRELASRLIVWDLTIDAAERASRIYTDRERTGTIIGLNDCFTAAIAASNGCQRIVSLDALFDRIPGIENIPY from the coding sequence TTGACCTTTGCGTGTTTCGACACATCATTCCTCATCGATTTTCTGCGTGGGGAAGAAGAAACGCGCAAAATCTATCGTGGGTTGAAATCAAAAGACTACAACCTTGCTACTACAGTGGTCAATGTCTTTGAGCTCTTCAGAGGTGTTGACAAACACGGGAAAATCAAATCAGAAGAAGACGCGGTTCGAGAACTTGCATCAAGGTTAATTGTCTGGGATCTCACTATCGACGCTGCGGAACGTGCCAGTAGAATCTACACCGACAGGGAACGAACTGGTACAATCATCGGATTGAATGACTGCTTTACTGCCGCAATAGCCGCATCCAATGGATGTCAGCGGATTGTTTCTCTTGATGCACTTTTCGACAGAATCCCGGGTATTGAAAACATACCTTACTAA
- a CDS encoding antitoxin VapB family protein produces MSLREDIYRRLKRAKREGESYSEVIERLLRPDDDILDLFGTIPMTDEERRVFFDGLDEMWGAWEH; encoded by the coding sequence ATCTCCCTCAGGGAAGACATATACCGCAGACTAAAACGAGCAAAGCGGGAAGGCGAATCCTACAGTGAGGTCATAGAGCGTTTGCTCAGACCTGATGATGATATCTTAGATCTCTTTGGAACCATCCCAATGACGGATGAGGAACGCAGAGTATTTTTCGATGGCTTAGATGAGATGTGGGGAGCCTGGGAGCATTGA